The Dreissena polymorpha isolate Duluth1 chromosome 10, UMN_Dpol_1.0, whole genome shotgun sequence genome includes a region encoding these proteins:
- the LOC127848980 gene encoding uncharacterized protein LOC127848980: MCTKSSVISVAELVDFMCSKASVISVAERIDCMCSEASGIFVAERVDFCVDKPLDAELFFLQSKPATRRRIIFTITEMYMTKLTTITIEIGIATKNSILRGLNVILCSEKRAWARIKSDTAVSAKKCLLRRSCPSSSTIVYEGIVAGSNAGHHGSGANYICLPSETLWGTNILMVPGRNACYPGWTQEYAGYLMAETYGGASNKDFICVDGEVEMTNCNSALGEGGANLYHVENACDSLKCPPYISGCELTCAVCSHRR, translated from the exons ATGTGCACGAAATCCTCAGTTATCTCCGTAGCGGAACTAGTTGACTTCATGTGCTCGAAAGCCTCGGTAATCTCCGTGGCGGAACGAATTGACTGCATGTGTTCGGAAGCCTCGGGCATCTTCGTAGCGGAACGAGTTGACTTCTGTGTAGACAAGCCTCTAGACGCAGAGTTATTCTTTTTGCAGAGCAAGCCGGCAACAC GGAGACGCATAATTTTCACGATCACGGAAATGTACATGACCAAATTAACGACCATCACTATAGAAATTGGTATAGCAACAAAGAACAGTATACTCCGAGGATTG AACGTAATACTGTGTTCAGAAAAGAGGGCTTGGGCTCGAATCAAGTCCGACACAGCCGTTTCCGCTAAGAAG TGTTTATTACGACGTTCATGTCCCTCCTCCAGCACAATTGTGTACGAAGGCATCGTGGCCGGAAGTAATGCTGGTCATCACGGAAGTGGCGCCAATTACATCTGCCTGCCCAGCGAGACTTTGTGGGGAAC CAACATTCTCATGGTCCCCGGAAGGAACGCCTGCTACCCTGGGTGGACGCAGGAGTACGCCGGATACCTGATGGCGGAAACTTACGGCGGCGCGTCGAACAAGGATTTCATTTGTGTTGACGGCGAGGTTGAGATGACCAATTGCAATAGCGCATTAGGGGAAGGCGGCGCGAATCTTTATCACGTAGAAAACGCTTGTGATTCGTTGAAATGTCCGCCGTACATCAGTGGGTGTGAGCTAACATGCGCTGTGTGCTCTCACAGAAGATAG